In Lolium rigidum isolate FL_2022 chromosome 7, APGP_CSIRO_Lrig_0.1, whole genome shotgun sequence, the DNA window CTATTTTGTATCAAAGCCATTTTCATGGtcatctaatttttttgtttcctTCAGTAGTTTAGGATGAAGGCTCATTGGCCGTTATTCTTCAACATGTACTGCACCTTTTAGTTTAATGGCATGCCACTTGAGTTGTTGTTGTCTTTGCCTGGTTCAATTTATATGAATTCTTCTACAGGTTGATGCATCGAAAAAATTCTACAGTTTAGGATCAAGACACATGCATTTCTCTGTGTCCAGATCATACAATCCGTCAGAAGAGTTGCCGAAGCAAGATTCCCTTAGGCTTGGGTGTCGCCGGCCTAGCATGAGGGAGACGTCATGTTTAGGCGGCCGCCATGTCATCCGGAGCTAGGACAATGTCTCATGCCAAACTAGCCTCGAGAAGGGGCATGCGATTAGCAGGTGATGCATTGTCTTTGGTTCTTGATCACATAGAAGACATCGAGAAAGATGTTGAAGCCCTCGACGCTAGTCTCTCGGTCGGTCCAACATCTGTCCAAGTGGGCTATCCAGAAGAAGAATATCACTCTTGGTGGCGCCCAACTTTTCTAGGTCAGCTTCCATGTGCCACAAGCAGATGAGCCCTAGAAGGTAGCACATTAGCAGGAGCTAGTATATATAGTAGACTCCATTGAAATGGACCAAGCCCTTAACCACTGATTTTCCAAGAAGAAAGGGCTCATCTGCTGCAAGGATACCAAGGAAAATATCATAGTGATAGCTTAACCACTAAACATTGTGCGTGCCTACTACTAAAAGTATTACAATGCGTTTGCAACATTTATTCTCCCGCTTCTCTTAATGTTTTACCGTATGTGTTTTCACCAGTAGGAAGGTGATATCTTAATGCTACCCCGCAGAgggccaacctcaccaccttccactCACCGTAGCCCGCAGAGGCAAGGAGCGCCGCTCCCCTTGCACCATTTAGATCTGTTATAATGACACACTGCTATTTTTGTGGTATGGTATCAACTCTTATTATGATGCACCAAGTATATGTATGTGGTGTCCTTTTGGCCTAGTTTTAAAATAGCTCATATACCGAGATGTATCATGCACATGAATAAATAGGATAACTATGTTAATTGTGTTTCCCATAGTTTTGGAAATTGTAACTCTGGAAGACCAAAGTTACTGGCATCTATTGTTCCAATATGtttgatattttattttcaaatttCTTCTATGATAAGTAATTTCTCTCTCAAATGTTGTTAGGATTTCTTGTTGAAACACTCGAAGCTCTTGAATATTCCTCTCTAATTTTTTTATATGTGCATACCCTAGCAGCATAAGAGAGGCCATCCATTTGCTTTCCAAGTATATTCTTGCACTGCTAGATTTCTTCATCAACACTATGGTCAGTCTCATCAAATTTCACTTCAAATTATCCTAAATGCTCTCAAATTAGCACAAAAAATAATTTAGCTGTAGAAATTCTGTTCTTGTTGAATTTCAGTAACTTGTTTTGTAAATAATAAAAGAAACAAGAATTTGTTTTGCTTGGTCCTATTTTCTCGCATTTTAGACTTGCATAATCTACCGGAGTGACTGGACTCTTATTTCACCTTGCACTCATGGTGTGTTGGTATATGAATTTAAGAACATTAATAATTGTTCAATAGTAGTTTCTTGTGCCATGGAGGTGAAATTTTCTTGGGGTTTGTTGTCATGCAGGTGTTGGATGAGCCTAGCTTCTTCAAGCGGTGGTAGACAGATTCAACGTTGGTGCAGTCAGCTGATTGCCTTGGCGTTTTTGTATGGGAAAGTGAATGATGCAGAAGCAGTTGCAGTGGGGAATCATAAGTTGGATCACTTCCAATTCCTCGCATTCCACGATTCATCTTGTTGAACGTGATGTTTTAGTTGTTGGGTTGACCTTCTTGCTATTGTCTAGCTAGTTTGTTGATCTTTCCCTATTATTAATAATATTTGATAAACATAAGTACTATTTTCTCAAAATTGCTGCAAAATAAAATTTTCCTCCAGTTTTCCTTCACTGCTGCAACATAGGTGATATGTGTACTTGAATGTCTTTGGAGCTGAATGAATGAAACTGATGCTAGCATTGTCGATTTTGTAGGTGAACCTATCTAGCCATCATATGATAACTTGAGTGCACACCTCCGGCTGTCTTTTCTACttgtggatttttttttggttGGCAACAAACCtaaaacatttttcatgtttgtcTTCTTTACCGTGAGTAAACCTGCTCTTTGTCCCATTATATATCGATGCTTGTTGTCATTCAAACTACATACAAACATGATGCCTCTCTTGACCCTCACGATGTGTGAAACATTCCAGTCTAAGCTGACTCCAGAAGGGCAGCACCGGGTGGAAGACGAGGGTGTCACCGCTAATCAAGCTTGCGGGATGCCGCCCCACAATGTTCTGGTGCCACATCCCAAACATAAGCGGAGTAGACATGGACACTTTTTTTAGGAAGGTAGATGGATTGGAACTAGCTTCAAGGATCTGTGTGATGCCTCATGTGCCTTCATTCGTGTACATCTAGGAAGTAGATCATCTATGTTTGTAACTATGGCGTTGGGAATTGAATCCATCATCATGATTGAGAAGTTGTATTGTTGCAATCTTTCATGTGATAGCTACTTAGTCCATTTATGTTTACTTGATGGTTACATTCATCATCCTTTGCAGGGCAGCAGGGAAAAGTGGAGTTTGATCTGCCCAGGAGGCAGCCATGGCAGCCGGATCCGACATGACCTGTCCGTTATGGTTCCGGAGGTGCTGGTGTGGTGTTGTGCTGGCAGCGGCCTCCTATGCCTCACGTGTGGTTGTAGGCTTGGCATGTGCCCTCAACTTTGATGACCTTGCCTCCAGCCCCAGCTCCTGCAGCCATGTGATAGTGGCAAGTTCACCCTGCCGTAACTGCGGCTCTTCCTTGGCTACAACCTCCTCAAGTGAGTTCCTGGTTTCTTCCCCATGTCCTCGGCTATTGTACTTGGATCTTTTTGATGTTGTGTAATTGTGCTTGATTATTGGAATGGAATGACCTTATTATCTTATGACGTGTTCGCTTTGTAAATTTGAAATATTTAGCATCTTGTCATAACATGGTTTAGTTGGACTCCAATATGAAAATTAAAAGTATTTCAACCTGCTGTTCCTTTTTTCACCTAAGTTGCACATTCAAAAATGGAACCTTGAGATCCTAGCTTCAGGTTATGGTTTGATACCGAATTGATTGTTGATTGGTGTGGATACATGTACTGTCCTATTGCAAGAATGTCATGGTTCctcacacaaatgaaataaataCCCATTATGGATGGTCGTGATTAGAACTGTGTTATTATTATATGGCACTCTTGCAAAAATATGCTTAGGATCATTTCTACTAGGTTGTAGCTTTACATTTTTTTTTGCAAGCCTGCTATTTTTGTGAAATGTGTGCCAAGTTCACTCGTAATATGTCACTTGGATAACATTCTTTTGTGTGTGTGTTGATGCCTGGCTAAGCCTAGTAAATCTTGTTTGTGTGGAGTAAATGTGGAGGTGAATCTTTCTTGATCTATTGTTATGCAGTTGATTGACGAGCGGAGCTTTTTCAATTGGTGACAGTGCCCCTTGTGAAGGGAAAAGTGGAGTTTGAGCTGGTCGGATCCAGACATCCATTTTTCTACGCGTGCTTCTTCGAAGGATGGTGTAGTTGGTCTGTTAGGGGGTGACCTATATGTCGACTGTTGCAGTGTATCGCTGTTGTCTAGCCTAGAGTGTGCAATGCTTGTTTCTGGCTTGGTCACTGGTTTCTAGCTAGGTCCTAGACCTTGGGAGCTGGCTTTGTTCCATTTTTTTTCTAGTTGCATTACTCCTTCTGAACTTTGGCCAAGTAGGCTTCCAGTTGTGATCCATGATGATGAACTGTACTTGGTGCAGGCATGATAGATTAATGTTTTTTGTCTTGGCTATATTTGGTACATAATTTGGATGGATGGTTCAAATTAATATATTTTAGCTTGATGCATGACGGCTAGTGAATCTAGCTAGGATCCTACGCTTCTAGTGCTATATTTGCATCCGTAGGAGTAGAATTTTAGAGTATGCTTCCAAAAAGTCACAATATTACAGTATTATCTGGAAGGGGAAGATGATAAGGAGTAAAGTAAGCAGCGAAGCTGATGTTGCTACTCCTGGTTACCGACCTCCATCTCTGGGGCGTGGTCAAACATATCCAAGGAAAAAACTTACAACCATGAAAATGTAAATTTTAATGTGATAGTTGGTTAGGTAATTCTGATTCTTTATAAATGTGTATCCCACGGGTTGAACAAAGAAGGTAAAAAATTGATTGAATTTCATCGTGATTTGGAAGTGATGTGCTTGGAGAGAAATTGCTTATTGTTTTCCTCCCGAGGTATATATGACTAGAAAAAATTGCTTCATATTTCAATTATGTTCTCCGATGGATGTATCCAGATATTTTAGTGATACCTTTCTCTTAAATATATGCCTCTTGATTTTAACACATGTAAACATAGGTTATTATGCCGGTTCAAAAAACTGGCAATGCTGCTATCTAAATGCCCGCAATCACTAGTCAGAAAACACCATTAGGCACGAATTATATATATTGACGCTGATTGATCCATGTATTTTGAAGCAAATGAAAACTAGAGTTTGTTGGTTCACAACAAGAGGGCTACACGTTCCGGCTAGTAGTAGGAAACCTGATCAACCTGCTTAGCTTCCCACTCGCAATTGCTCTTCTTTGGTTCAACTACGGTTgcctatcaagtgtcaagtaaacTAAATGGCTCATTTAGATTCACGAGATAGTCATTCAATTACCCCTAGAAAATTGAGCTGGCCATAATTTACCACAGCTTGCACGGCAGCCTGGGCTTTTGGTTTCTCCTGCCATGTCATCTATCCACAATACACTGCATCTTAGCCGTCAAAGCAACAAGTAGAGAACCGGGAATATCATCTTCCTAGCCGTccatcccctctctctctcagcgAGCAACAAAAAGCAGAGACGTCATTCAATTGCCCCTAGAAATTTGAGTTGTCCTTAATTTACCACAGCTTGCAGGGAAGCCTAGGCGTTTGGTCTCTCTCTCCATGTCATCGATCCACATCACATTGTATCTCGTCCGTTGAAACAACAAGCATAGAACTGGGAACATCATCTTTTTAGCCGTCCATCATCTTTCTCCCAGCAAGCAACaaagagaagagaagataatTAACAGAGTGTAGCTCTATAAGTATAGGCCCTTGGTCACACACCGCGTGTGGATTTCGCGTGTGactgtgacttagactttgacttttacttgtcgaggagaggagaggaaatACCATGTGCAACGCTCGTCGACTCAATCcttggcgtggcggcagcggccggcCGGTTGGCATGGACTCTCTGGTGGAGCTCCTACAAGCAACTCTGGTGGTCtaatggtcctttttgttttctgTCCGCGTATGTTTGGCCGCTTCCCAACTGGTCATGggtggtaccggagctcgtcgtgatcgacaTCGACGACGAGAACCAATAGGCGCAGGCGTTTTAgggtttttattttcctttcttttactatgtcaattatgttttcatgttaaaaaaatgcaaaatcgaaaataaaatccttcgtgccgctggagccacctgatgcaaacggacgcgcggtatgcgtcgctccgttggagttggagatgcccttaaaccGTAATAATCTATGTGGCCAAAAGCCCAAAACCACTATCAAATCAGCTTAAAATAGCTATATGGTTTCCGAGGGGGTAATTTATCCGGTAAATCATATTGGCAATTTCTATCTTCTGGCTGACCGCAAACTGGCTTACCGTGTGCTCACTACGCGTGCCGCACGATCTTCATCGGGCGGGCGACGCGCCATCTCCCGCAGCCAGAGGTCGAAGAATCGAGAGAACCAAACGCCCAATTTCTTTCTCCCCCAAATCCTCTGCCCCAACCTCACCGGCGCCAGAAGCCACCAcacccatcgccgccgccgccacatccAGCGCCACCGCAGCCAGCTCGTTGCTCTCCTCCGCGCCTCCCCGTCGTGCGCATCCGCAACACGCCCTTTCCCTGCTCCACAAGCCCGGCCTGGATGCCACGCGCTGCCGCCGCTCCTGGCCGGCTTCGGCCGCTTCCGCCGCTCCTGGCCGGCTTCGGCCGCTTCCGCCGCCGGAATATCACCGCCTCGATCTCCTCCATTGGTTACCCGCCGACTCGCACCTCCTCAAGGTCCCCCGCACCGCCGATGCACCTCCCTAGCGGAACCCTAGCGCGGGAGCAGATGCGGCACTGGGCGTAGGATTGGGGCACGGACGTGGTGGAAGAGGATCTGGCGGTGGAGTGGTCCTCAACCTACCACAACAACGACGAGAGGTGCACGCTGCATCAGGCTGGGAGGGCGGTTTCCCTTCGGTTCCCCGTTCATCTGCAGTCAAGCTAAGCTATGCTCCATTTTTTACTTTGGCGAGTTTCTAAAATCATGCTAGTTCTTCACTAGTTTCCTTCCAATCATATCCCTGTGTTGAGTGCGCAAACGTGATTTGTACATGTAGTGATGTATATGTCGTGTGAGCTATAGGTCGACTGCTGTAGTGTGTCGCTGTTGTCTAATCTAGAGTGTGCAATGCTTGTTTCTGGCTTGGTCACTATTTTCTAGCTAGGTCCTGGACCTTGGGAGCTGGCTTTGTTCCATTTTTATTTTCTAGTTGCATTACTCCTTCTGAACTTTGGCCAAGTAGGCTTCCAGTTGTAATCCATGATGATGAACTGTACTTGGTGCAGGCATGACAGATTAATGTTTTTTTTGTCTTGGCTATATTGGTACATAATTTCGATGGATGGTTCAAATTAATATATTTTAGCTTGATGCATGATGGCTAGTGAATCTAGCTAGGATCCTCCGCTTCTAGTGCTATATTTGGATCCGTAGGAGTAGAATTTGAGAGTATGCTTCCTAAAAGTCACAATATTACAGTATTGTCTGGGAGGATGGTAAGGAGTAAAGTAAGCAGCCAAGCTGATGTTGCTACTCCTGGTTACCGACCTCCGTCTCTGGGGCGTGGTCAAACATATCTAAGGAAAAAACTTACAACCATGAAAATGTAAATTTTAATGTGATAGTTGGTTAGGTAATTCTGATTCTTTATAAATGTGTATCCCACGGGTTGAACAAAGAAGGTAAAAAATTGGTTGAATTCCATCGTGATTTGGAAGTGATGTGCTTGGAGAGAAATTTCTTATTGTTTTCCTCCCGAGTTATATATAACTTGAAAAAAATTGCTTCATATTTCAAGTATGTTCTCCGATGGATGTATCCAGATTTCTTAGTGATACCTTTCTCTTAAATATATGCCTCTTGATTTTAACACATGTAAACATAGGTTATTATGCCGGTTCAATGCTGCTATCTAAATGCCCGCAATCACTAGTCAGAAAACACCATTAGGCACGAATTATATATGTTGACGGTGATTGATCCATGTATTttgaagaaaatgaaaactagattTTGTTGGTTCACAACAAGAGAGCTACACGTTCCGGCTAGTAGTAGGAAACCTGATCAACCTGCTTAGCTTCCCACTCGCAATGCTCTTCTTTGGTTCAACTACGGTTgcctatcaagtgtcaagtaaacTAAATGGCTCATTTAGATTCACGAGATAGTCATTCAATTACCCCTAGAAAATTGAGCTGGCCATAATTTACCACAGCTTGCACGACAGCCTGGGCTTTTGGTTTCTCCTGCCATGTCAGCTATCCACAGTACACTGAATCTTAGCCGTCAAAGCAACAAGTAGAGAACCGGGAATATCATCTTCCTATCCGTCCATCCCCTCTCTCCCAGCGAGCAACAAAAAGCAGAGACGTCATTCAATACAGCTTGCAGGGAAGCCTGGGCGTTTGTTCTCTCTCTCCATGTCAGCGATCCACATCACATTGTATCTCGTCCGTtgaagcaacaagcatagaactGGGAACATCATCTTCTTAGCCGTCCATCATCTTTCTCCCAGCAAGCAacaaagagaagagaagagaattaACAAGGAGTGTAGCTCTATAAGTATAGGCCCTTGGTCACACACCGCGTGCGGATTTCGCGTGTGactatgacttagactttgacttttacttgtcgaggagaggagaggaaatACCATGTGCAACGCTCGTCGACTCAATCcttggcgtggcggcagcggccggcCGGTTGGCATGGACTCTCTGGTGGAGCTCCTACAAGCAACTCTGGTGGTCtaatggtcctttttgttttctgTCCGCGGCTGCAGTCTGGTGATTACATATGTATCATCGGGTTAGTTACAGTGATTTACCATTTTCTTGAAGTGTTAATGCTTAGGCCAGGGTAGTGTTGTTCTTGGCATTTGTGATGGACAAAAGGAGAGCTTCAATCTGGGCGCTTTCTTTTTCACGGAAAAAGTCTAATATATCTTTTCCCCCTCTCATCCATGTATCGAGCTCCTCCGGTGATGGCGGATCGCCACCATAGATTCATGCTGGCAAGATCGGAATCGGAGCTCGCCGCGGCATCGTCGAGAACTAGCTCgaccttcctcttcttctccgtcGGTGTCGTCGGAGTAGTCTTCGCATCTGCTCGCtggatcaccaccaccaccaccactgtgAGTTGCTACTTGAAGCTTTATACTAGTTCTTAATTTGGTTAATTTTATGCTCTTTTTGTCATGCTCTCGATCTTCATCTGACACCAGTAGCATCAGCTTAGCTTCTTGCTGCAAATACCAATAGCTAGAATTCCGTTCTCAAAGAATCGAGTTCTTTTTCTTGCGGGTCAGAGAATCGAGTTCTTAACCCTACAGCAAGAGATGCCTAAACTAACTTTTGTTGCTCCATGATTGACACGAGACGACCGATCCGTTGCTTTAGTTGACTTGAGGAACTACGTGCCGCGCCGTCGATTGTCGACTACGCTGGAGTGCTGTCGCACTACGTGTCGTCTGTGTGGCAGAAGTGCGCCGTGGAGGTGGATGAGGAGGGCACCACGGCGGCAGGAGCGACGTACACGTGTTCGAGCCCAACCTACAGCCCGccgagcacgccgccgccgccgcccatgagcTTCGTCGCGGACCACCCGTTCCTCTTCGCCATCGTCGAGTATGGCAAGGGCCAAGTCTTGTTCCTCGGCCACGTCATGGACCCTTCAAAAGAGACATGACTTCGCCAGCCATGCCACTTAACCATGGGCTGCGATGGATGACGACGAGTGGGGGTTGCGGCCTGTCGCCTCGTTCGAAATTTGAAGTTTCTTTCCTTCTGTTCTTTTGCGATGAACCTTGGTTGTATTAACGACGCTGAGGAAACTCGTTCACTCGATTGATTTTTTCGATAATGTTTTCTTAATTGATGAAGTAGATGAATCATATTGAGGCCTACTCCAAGTATATTCAGAAATATATTTCTCTGTCTCTGCATTTCACACACTTTCGAGAGCAGTTATATATTGAGGACAAACTGAGCCAAGTTAGATATCCGAATAATTATACAGGAAAAGAATCACCTAAGATTAATCTTGGATACTTTACTACATACACTGTAAAGCAAACAAAAAATTCACCCTGGAGATCGAGAAGAAGAGACAGAGATCCACGGGATCGAACATAGGAGTACTAAGAACTACCATGTTTGATCACTTCTTGTCCCCTTtcttgtcatccttcttctcttctttggccGGCCCAACAGAGAGGATATCGATCCGCCCGAACTTCCTTAACCTCTTGGCGATCGTGACGGTGTCCATATCACCTATCACCGTCATTTTCTGATCTTTGAGATCGGCGGCTATCGAATCAATACCTGTTTCAGTTCATGATCAAGTCAGGAGATCGAACCGTGAGTGCTACTACGTCCTACTTAACCAAGATAGCAAGCGATAAGTAAAACAGATCAAAACATAAGCTGAAAAAACAGCAAAACTAGCACTTGACCATAGATATCTGCAACAGTTTCCATTGCTTTTTGCTTCACTCTCTCGTCGCTCATAGAAGAAATCTTCAGGACCACCTTCTGCTAGCATGCAAAGAATGCTGCAATTAGGACCCATCGAAGAGATTGTCCATGGGG includes these proteins:
- the LOC124670098 gene encoding heavy metal-associated isoprenylated plant protein 39-like, with translation MAPQKVVLKISSMSDERVKQKAMETVADIYGIDSIAADLKDQKMTVIGDMDTVTIAKRLRKFGRIDILSVGPAKEEKKDDKKGDKK